The genomic stretch TCCTCTTCCGGCATTCCGGCGATGTCTTCGGTGGTCCTATACCCGTTTCCGTACAATATCAACGCAATTCCGTCGTCGACTCCGAGTATCTTGATGAGGGAGGCCTTGTGCCGGGCGGTGAGCTCGTCCACCCTGCTTTCGCTTAAGACGTCCAGGTCCCAGCCGACAAGCATTGCCGCGAGTCTTACGTTCTGCCCCTTCTTCCCTATCGCAAGAGAGAGCTGATCGTCCGGAACAACTACTTCCATCTTATGCTCTTTCTCTTTTATGACTATGCGGCTGACATCTGCCGGAGCTATCGCGTTACAGGCGAATTTTGCCACATCATCGTCCCACTGGACGATGTCTATCTTTTCGCCGCGAAGTTCCTGGACAACGGTCTGCACGCGCGAACCTTTTCTGCCAACACATGCGCCTACGGGATCAACGTCCGAATCCCTTGAATAGACCGCTATCTTTGTGCGCATTCCGGGATCCCTTGCAACACCCCTGATCTCAACTATGCCTTCGCTGATCTCGGGGGTCTCGATCTCAAATAAACGCTTAACGAACATCGGGTGTGATCTTGAAAGAATGACCTGAGGACCGCTTCCCCTGCCTATCTCAAAGAAATATCCCTGAAGGCGTTCACCGTTCTTGTATCTTTCGTTGGGTACCAGCTCGTTCCTTGGGATGACCGCTTCGGTCCTTCCAAGGTCTATGATAATGTCGCCGTTCTTTTCTATCCTTCTGACGACACCCGTTATCAGCTCGCCTATCCTGTCCTTGAATTCGCCGTAGACCACTTCGCGTTCGGCATCGCGCAGCTTCTGAACGATCACCTGCTTTGCCGCCTGAGCCGCGATGCGCCCGAACTTTGCGTCCATCTTAACGCCGATGCTGTCGCCGTCCTGGGCATCAGGATCGAGCTTGTGAGCATCTTTCATGGTCATCTCGATATTATCGTCGACGACCTCTTTAACGACCGTCTTGAATTGAAAGAGCTCGATCTCACCTGACTCTGTGTTGTAGTGGGCTTCCATCTCTCCCAGGTGGCCCCATTTCTTGCGTGCGGCCGTAAGGATCGCCGCCTCCACGACCTCTACCAGCTTCTCTTTGGGTATGTTCTTCTCCTTGGCTATCGTCTCCAATACCCTGTCCAGTTCTTTTAGATCGCCTGCCATACTTTTACTCCTTTTTTGATTTGAATTCGTGTTCAAGTTTCGCCTTTGAAACCATATTGAGCGGCACTTTGTATTCGGTGCCATCAACGTTTATCAATATATCATCGCCGGCAACTCCCTGCAGGATGCCAATATAGTTGCCCCGGCCGTCTATCGGCTCAATGGTCCTTATCCTTGCCTTCTCCCCCTTGAACCTTTCAAAGTCCTTGAGCCTGCGAAGAGGCCTGTTTAAACCAGGAGAAGAGACCTCAAGCGAATAGCGCTGCGGAATGACATCATCTACATCAAGTGCGGCACTTACACTGCGTGATACTTCGGCGCAGTCGGCGATCGTTATGGAGCCGGCCTCGTTATCTATATATACGCGAAGGACCCAGCCATGGTCATTTACGAACTCGCAGTCGACCAGTTCATAACCAAGGCTTAGAAGAACAGGTTCTATGACCGCCTGTGCTTTTGCGGATATTGCCTTTATGTCCATAATGCCGGCAAGGCAAGCAAGGTTTAGCTTTGCTGGCCTGTAACTTTGCTTGCTACCACTATATAACAAAAAAGTGGGTCAAGCTCCGCTTGCCCACTTCAAATAAACCGCCCGAATACTGATGGACTGGTTTCCTATACCCATTCAATTAACTTTGCAAGCGATATTTTAGACAAGGTTGTCGGAATAGACATCGTAACCCCCCTGTAAAGTATATGCCAAAAGTCAATACCAAAGGAACCCTTCGGCAAGAAGAACTATTGGAGGGGAGTTGCCCACAGGGGGCGCACACCAGCTCCTTACGGGCTGGCGCGCCCCCTGATGGATAACTCCTTCGTGCGTTGGATATAAAAAGGACAGAGGCGGCCCCTGCCATGGCGGAACCTTCCAAAGGCAACGACGTTGTTTCACCTCCAATAAACCGAAAGGGGCTTTTTGGCACTGCGGATGGTTATCGTGGAGCCCATGGGTGCGGGATACTGCGTTGAACCGCCGTCTATGAATATGGTCCCATGTTGCATAGAAGAAGCTATTCTTACGGCCGCATTGGACGAAAGGACCCCCCTTTTAAATCTATACTTTTTTGTATAAAAGTAGGGCTCTC from Deltaproteobacteria bacterium CG11_big_fil_rev_8_21_14_0_20_49_13 encodes the following:
- a CDS encoding transcription termination/antitermination protein NusA, coding for MAPNTKCRSIWFQRRNLNTNSNQKRSKSMAGDLKELDRVLETIAKEKNIPKEKLVEVVEAAILTAARKKWGHLGEMEAHYNTESGEIELFQFKTVVKEVVDDNIEMTMKDAHKLDPDAQDGDSIGVKMDAKFGRIAAQAAKQVIVQKLRDAEREVVYGEFKDRIGELITGVVRRIEKNGDIIIDLGRTEAVIPRNELVPNERYKNGERLQGYFFEIGRGSGPQVILSRSHPMFVKRLFEIETPEISEGIVEIRGVARDPGMRTKIAVYSRDSDVDPVGACVGRKGSRVQTVVQELRGEKIDIVQWDDDVAKFACNAIAPADVSRIVIKEKEHKMEVVVPDDQLSLAIGKKGQNVRLAAMLVGWDLDVLSESRVDELTARHKASLIKILGVDDGIALILYGNGYRTTEDIAGMPEEEFLGLAGMDKDSLKEIYRKAIEAKNAGITTAGVIAEMIEKAEAEKKIEAEKKAERDALVKAEEEKQAEIDAKVSAEAAATEKEDEVPAEGETTAIDDTTKE
- a CDS encoding ribosome maturation factor RimP, with amino-acid sequence MDIKAISAKAQAVIEPVLLSLGYELVDCEFVNDHGWVLRVYIDNEAGSITIADCAEVSRSVSAALDVDDVIPQRYSLEVSSPGLNRPLRRLKDFERFKGEKARIRTIEPIDGRGNYIGILQGVAGDDILINVDGTEYKVPLNMVSKAKLEHEFKSKKE